Proteins found in one Macrobrachium nipponense isolate FS-2020 chromosome 4, ASM1510439v2, whole genome shotgun sequence genomic segment:
- the LOC135211670 gene encoding uncharacterized protein LOC135211670, with protein MKTLALLVFVIAFLGRLIQGGTLPHLASKSRAWAFELSEPSSRNFQNRAEVRLPNGDVIGVWSILLHDGMIETISYNATDDGGFQRSVTYTPAGANVGQPQALTNFLSERFRKNAQSTS; from the exons ATGAAG ACTCTAGCTCTGCTGGTCTTCGTTATCGCCTTCTTGGGGAGACTCATCCAAGGGGGAACTTTGCCACATCTTGCCTCT AAATCCCGAGCGTGGGCATTCGAACTATCAGAGCCATCGTCAAGGAACTTCCAGAATAGAGCGGAAGTCAGGCTACCCAACGGCGATGTCATCGGTGTGTGGTCGATCCTACTCCACGACGGGATGATCGAAACCATATCCTACAATGCCACAGACGACGGAGGATTCCAGCGCTCCGTCACTTACACTCCAGCTGGGGCGAACGTCGGTCAACCACAGGCGCTTACCAACTTCTTATCAGAAAGGTTCAGGAAAAATGCGCAGTCAACATCCTGA